In Arthrobacter sp. StoSoilB5, one genomic interval encodes:
- a CDS encoding glycoside hydrolase family 38 C-terminal domain-containing protein, translated as MHDDRRITEQRLDRFVRERLLPAIYGRSVPLQLSSWDAPGEPVPAAEAIRQLFTPQEPGAPWGKPWSTKWLRLQGEVPEGWGSAEGTAVEIIVDLGFNSDVPGFQCEGTAWRADAGIIKAISPRNYHVPLKLLGGGLSVDFYVEAAANPDVAQGWSFVPTPLGDKATSGEEPRYRLGRIAIAELNETVWELNQDVWTLSGLMHELPMELPRRHEILRALERMLDVMDPDDVAGTAAAGREALAEVLSRPAYASAHQLLATGHAHIDSAWLWPVRETIRKCARTFSNVVALMDEDPDFVFSCSSAQQMAWIKEFFPELFVRIREKVRAGQFVPVGGMWVESDTNMPGGEAMARQFVEGKSFFLKEFDVECQEAWLPDSFGYSGALPQIVKSAGLRWFLTQKISWNKVNLMPHHTFSWEGIDGTRLFTHFPPVDTYNAELHARELAHAERNYREHGRGTMSLVPFGYGDGGGGPTREMVAAARRTADLEGSPKVRMGTAKDFFTAAEAEYRNLPVWVGEMYLEMHRGTYTSQAKTKRGNRRSEHLLREAELWCSTAAVRLGDSYAYPEVELKRLWRLVLLQQFHDILPGSSIAWVHQDAERNYDAIAHDLEAIIAGATQALVGHGDRQFLLNAAPHKRSGVPALAAAEAVKPEAVVDASEKDGGYILDNGIIRAAVDRDGLLTSLTDHATGREAMAPGEPGNLLELFRDTPNEWDAWDIEEFYRRNVTKVTQAEAIHLERTAAGAVVVVKRSIGASTITQRITLDAGAESLGIATTVDWQEREKMLKIAFPLDVWADRSASETQFGHVFRPTHTNTSWDAAKFEICAHRWIHVAEPGYGVAVSNSSSYGHDVTRAIRGDGGTTTTIRVSLLRSARFPDPEADRGEHTLELSIRPGAEIGDAVEEGYRTNLKPRYVSGGRPVEPLLAVSNPALVVEAVKLAEDGSGDVIVRLYESLGQRSAGVVRANFDAHGVLATDLLERPVEAPGVVVGHDCAELVLRPFQLVTLRFAR; from the coding sequence TTGCACGACGACCGCCGGATCACTGAACAGCGTCTCGATCGATTCGTTCGGGAACGCCTTCTTCCGGCCATCTATGGCAGGTCCGTTCCACTGCAGCTCAGCAGCTGGGACGCGCCTGGGGAACCCGTGCCCGCAGCCGAGGCCATCCGCCAGCTGTTTACGCCCCAGGAGCCGGGCGCGCCTTGGGGCAAGCCGTGGAGCACTAAATGGCTCCGGCTGCAGGGCGAAGTTCCAGAAGGCTGGGGTTCTGCCGAGGGGACGGCGGTGGAAATCATCGTGGACCTGGGCTTCAACAGCGACGTTCCGGGGTTCCAATGTGAAGGCACCGCCTGGCGCGCCGATGCCGGCATCATCAAGGCGATATCACCGCGCAACTACCATGTTCCGCTGAAGCTGCTCGGTGGCGGATTGTCCGTGGATTTCTATGTGGAGGCTGCGGCCAATCCGGACGTGGCGCAAGGTTGGTCATTCGTGCCCACTCCGTTGGGGGACAAGGCGACGTCGGGAGAGGAACCCCGGTATCGTCTGGGCAGGATTGCCATTGCCGAACTCAACGAAACGGTGTGGGAACTCAACCAGGACGTGTGGACCCTGAGCGGGCTCATGCACGAACTCCCCATGGAGCTGCCGCGGCGCCACGAAATCCTGCGTGCCCTGGAGCGGATGCTGGACGTCATGGATCCGGACGACGTCGCGGGAACGGCTGCTGCCGGCCGCGAGGCACTGGCCGAAGTACTTAGCCGGCCCGCCTACGCTTCGGCCCACCAACTCCTGGCAACCGGCCATGCGCACATCGACTCCGCATGGTTGTGGCCTGTTCGTGAAACCATCCGCAAGTGTGCGCGAACCTTCTCCAACGTCGTGGCCCTCATGGACGAGGACCCTGACTTCGTCTTCTCATGTTCCTCGGCCCAGCAAATGGCCTGGATCAAGGAATTCTTCCCTGAGCTCTTTGTCCGCATCCGGGAAAAGGTCAGGGCGGGGCAGTTCGTGCCCGTTGGTGGCATGTGGGTTGAATCTGATACCAACATGCCCGGCGGCGAGGCCATGGCGCGCCAGTTCGTGGAAGGCAAGAGTTTCTTCCTGAAGGAATTCGACGTTGAATGCCAGGAGGCCTGGCTGCCCGATTCCTTTGGCTACTCGGGAGCACTGCCACAGATCGTCAAATCGGCAGGTTTGCGATGGTTCCTTACGCAGAAGATTTCCTGGAACAAGGTGAACCTGATGCCGCACCACACCTTCAGCTGGGAAGGCATTGACGGCACCCGGTTGTTCACCCACTTCCCGCCCGTGGACACGTACAACGCGGAGCTCCACGCCCGCGAGCTTGCGCATGCGGAGCGCAACTACCGTGAGCACGGCCGCGGAACCATGTCACTTGTTCCCTTCGGCTATGGCGATGGCGGTGGCGGTCCAACGCGTGAGATGGTGGCCGCCGCACGCCGCACCGCAGATCTTGAAGGTTCGCCCAAGGTCCGTATGGGTACGGCCAAGGACTTCTTCACCGCGGCCGAAGCCGAGTACCGCAACCTCCCGGTCTGGGTGGGCGAGATGTACCTGGAGATGCACCGTGGAACGTACACCAGCCAGGCGAAGACCAAGCGCGGCAACCGGCGCAGCGAGCACCTCCTGCGTGAAGCAGAACTGTGGTGCTCCACCGCGGCCGTACGCCTGGGCGATTCCTACGCCTATCCGGAGGTGGAGCTCAAGCGCCTCTGGCGGCTGGTCCTCCTGCAGCAATTCCACGACATCCTGCCGGGCAGTTCCATCGCATGGGTCCACCAGGACGCCGAGCGGAACTATGACGCTATCGCCCACGATCTCGAGGCCATCATCGCCGGGGCCACCCAGGCACTCGTCGGCCACGGAGACAGGCAGTTCCTGCTCAATGCCGCCCCGCACAAGCGTAGCGGCGTGCCCGCACTCGCCGCCGCGGAAGCCGTGAAGCCGGAGGCAGTTGTTGACGCCAGCGAAAAGGATGGCGGTTACATCCTGGACAATGGAATCATCCGGGCTGCCGTGGACCGTGATGGCTTGTTGACCTCACTCACTGACCATGCCACTGGCCGTGAGGCGATGGCACCCGGCGAGCCCGGCAACCTGCTTGAGCTGTTCAGGGATACTCCGAACGAATGGGACGCCTGGGATATCGAGGAGTTCTACCGGCGCAACGTCACCAAGGTGACCCAAGCCGAAGCGATCCACCTTGAGCGCACGGCGGCAGGCGCCGTTGTGGTGGTCAAGCGTTCGATTGGTGCCTCCACCATTACGCAGCGGATAACGCTCGACGCCGGCGCGGAGTCGCTGGGGATCGCCACCACAGTTGACTGGCAGGAACGCGAAAAGATGCTGAAGATCGCCTTCCCGCTGGACGTCTGGGCTGACCGTTCGGCGTCGGAGACGCAGTTCGGCCATGTGTTCCGGCCCACCCACACCAACACGTCATGGGACGCCGCCAAGTTCGAGATCTGCGCCCATCGCTGGATCCACGTTGCCGAGCCCGGCTATGGCGTGGCCGTCAGCAACTCCTCCAGCTACGGACACGACGTCACCAGGGCGATCCGCGGCGATGGCGGAACGACGACGACCATCCGCGTCTCGCTGTTGCGCTCCGCCAGGTTCCCGGACCCTGAAGCCGACCGAGGCGAACACACACTTGAACTGTCCATCAGGCCTGGAGCGGAAATCGGGGATGCCGTGGAGGAGGGCTACCGCACCAACCTGAAGCCGCGCTACGTCAGCGGCGGCAGGCCAGTGGAACCCCTGCTGGCCGTTTCCAACCCTGCCTTGGTGGTGGAAGCCGTGAAACTGGCGGAGGATGGTTCCGGAGACGTCATTGTGCGCCTTTATGAATCTCTTGGACAACGCTCAGCCGGTGTTGTAAGGGCAAACTTTGACGCGCATGGCGTCCTGGCGACGGACCTGCTGGAACGGCCGGTAGAGGCCCCTGGAGTGGTTGTGGGGCACGACTGTGCGGAGCTGGTCCTGCGCCCGTTCCAGCTGGTCACGTTGCGCTTCGCCCGCTAA
- a CDS encoding FdhF/YdeP family oxidoreductase: MNRHAPEQDINEDDLQIHPPKRAAAGLKAVTVALERGYAQAGVARTVRSMLRVNQHDGFDCPGCAWPESITGRRSPAEFCENGAKAIAEESTTRTVGAEFWAQHSIADLEDKTEYWLGSQGRISEPVVLKPGDTHYSSINWTDAFALIGEHVNATTPDRCVFYTSGRTANETAFMYQLFARSLGTNNLPDCSNMCHESSGSALNPTIGIGKGTVSLEDIHHAELVLVVGQNPGTNHPRMLSALRDCKNNGGKIVAVNPLPEAGLLNFKDPQSLNGVIGGGTTIADEFLKIKVGGDLALFQALGHLLLEEEKRNPGTVVDKSFIGKQTEGFEAYAQARSQLDWDETERATGLAREEIVTVAGLMAKSKATIICWALGLTQQPHSVDTLKEIINLLLLQGNFGKRGAGACPVRGHSNVQGDRTMGIWEKPREPFLTALDKEFGFRMPREHGYDSVETQHALEKGEVDVFVSMGGNFAAAGSDTAALEAGLKTAGLTVHISTKPNRAHVVHGKTSLILPTLGRTDTDDKHPKGKQFLSVEDSMSVIHKTQGRLSPVSEHLLSEPVIVARMAQAVLGDDHSVDWRAMAEDYDVIRDHISRVIPGFEDFNARVRTKNGFVLPNPPRDTRTFATDIGKARFSVSPLEYLEAPEGHLILQTVRSHDQYNTTFYGLDDRYRGVSDARRVILVHEEDLAGLGFKDRDLVDVISTFAGSERRANKFRLIAYPTAKGCAAAYFPEANALVHRELVARESNTPGYKAMTVRFVKHPEESGS; this comes from the coding sequence ATGAATAGGCATGCTCCCGAACAGGACATCAATGAAGATGACCTGCAAATCCACCCGCCCAAGCGAGCCGCGGCAGGCCTCAAGGCTGTCACTGTCGCCCTTGAAAGGGGCTACGCCCAGGCGGGAGTAGCCCGCACGGTCCGTTCGATGCTCCGGGTCAACCAGCACGATGGCTTTGATTGCCCTGGCTGCGCCTGGCCGGAATCCATCACGGGACGGCGCAGTCCCGCGGAATTCTGCGAGAACGGCGCCAAGGCAATTGCTGAGGAAAGCACCACGCGGACGGTGGGGGCGGAATTCTGGGCACAACATTCCATCGCCGATCTTGAGGACAAGACCGAATACTGGTTGGGGAGCCAAGGGCGGATCTCCGAGCCCGTAGTCCTCAAGCCCGGGGATACGCACTATTCCTCTATCAACTGGACCGACGCCTTCGCCTTGATCGGGGAGCATGTCAATGCCACCACGCCCGATCGTTGCGTGTTCTACACCTCCGGCCGGACGGCCAACGAGACCGCCTTCATGTACCAATTGTTCGCCCGCAGCCTCGGCACCAACAACCTGCCGGATTGCTCCAACATGTGCCACGAATCATCGGGCAGTGCGCTGAACCCGACCATCGGGATCGGCAAGGGAACGGTTTCGCTGGAAGACATCCACCACGCCGAACTGGTGCTCGTGGTGGGCCAGAATCCAGGAACCAATCACCCCCGCATGCTGTCCGCTTTGCGTGACTGCAAGAACAACGGCGGAAAGATCGTCGCCGTAAACCCGCTTCCGGAAGCCGGGCTGCTGAACTTCAAGGACCCCCAGTCCCTCAACGGCGTGATCGGCGGCGGGACCACCATCGCGGACGAGTTCCTCAAGATCAAAGTAGGTGGGGACCTCGCGCTGTTCCAGGCGCTGGGCCACCTGCTCCTGGAGGAGGAGAAACGGAACCCGGGGACGGTGGTCGATAAGTCGTTCATCGGCAAGCAGACCGAAGGTTTCGAAGCGTACGCCCAGGCACGCTCCCAGCTGGACTGGGACGAAACCGAGCGGGCAACAGGCTTGGCACGCGAGGAAATCGTTACTGTGGCAGGGCTGATGGCCAAGTCCAAGGCAACCATCATTTGCTGGGCACTTGGCTTGACTCAACAGCCGCACTCCGTGGACACGTTGAAGGAGATCATCAACCTGCTCCTGCTCCAAGGCAACTTCGGCAAGCGGGGAGCCGGCGCATGCCCCGTGCGTGGCCACTCGAACGTCCAGGGTGATCGCACCATGGGTATCTGGGAGAAGCCACGCGAACCCTTCCTTACCGCGCTGGACAAGGAGTTTGGATTCCGGATGCCTCGCGAGCATGGATATGACTCCGTGGAGACCCAGCACGCCTTGGAAAAGGGGGAGGTGGATGTCTTTGTGTCCATGGGCGGAAACTTCGCTGCGGCCGGTTCTGACACTGCGGCCTTGGAAGCCGGCCTCAAGACCGCTGGCCTGACTGTGCATATCTCCACCAAACCCAACCGTGCCCACGTGGTGCACGGGAAGACATCCCTGATCCTGCCCACGCTTGGACGCACGGACACCGACGACAAACACCCCAAGGGCAAGCAGTTCCTCTCGGTGGAGGACTCAATGTCGGTCATCCATAAGACTCAGGGCAGGCTGAGCCCCGTCTCCGAGCACTTGCTGAGCGAACCCGTGATCGTTGCCCGCATGGCCCAGGCAGTCCTGGGCGATGACCACAGCGTGGACTGGCGGGCAATGGCAGAGGACTATGACGTGATCCGGGACCACATCTCTCGGGTTATCCCGGGGTTCGAGGACTTCAATGCCAGGGTCCGCACCAAGAACGGTTTTGTCCTGCCGAACCCGCCGCGGGACACGCGTACCTTCGCAACGGACATCGGCAAGGCACGATTCTCCGTAAGCCCGCTGGAGTACCTCGAAGCGCCGGAGGGCCACTTGATCCTGCAGACGGTGCGCAGCCACGACCAATACAACACGACGTTCTATGGCCTTGATGACCGCTACCGCGGAGTCTCCGATGCCCGCAGGGTGATCCTGGTCCATGAGGAAGACCTGGCTGGCCTCGGCTTCAAGGACCGTGACCTGGTGGATGTCATTTCCACGTTTGCCGGTAGCGAGCGGCGGGCCAATAAGTTCCGGCTGATCGCATACCCCACGGCAAAGGGCTGCGCTGCCGCATACTTCCCGGAAGCCAACGCCCTGGTGCACCGTGAGCTGGTGGCCCGTGAATCCAACACGCCCGGCTATAAGGCGATGACGGTGCGGTTCGTAAAACACCCCGAGGAGAGCGGATCCTGA
- a CDS encoding amino acid ABC transporter substrate-binding protein: protein MTSLRSRRSLFAATLAAAALALSACGGGSTPAQSGGDTSLSDVKSKGELVIATEGTYRPFSFHAEGAGELTGYDVEIAKAVAEKLGVKASFQETQFDGIFAGLDAKRFDTIANQISINTERKAKYEFSKPYTVSTGVVVTKKDNSSINSFADLKGKTTAQSLTSNFYKMAVEAGANVQAVEGWAQSATLVQQGRVDATVNDKLTYLDYAKTTPDSGLKVAAEAPDKTESALVFRKGSIELTKAVDKALDDLRADGTLTKISEKYFGADVTK, encoded by the coding sequence ATGACCAGCCTTCGCTCCCGCCGTTCTCTTTTCGCCGCTACCCTGGCCGCCGCCGCCCTTGCACTCTCTGCCTGCGGTGGCGGTTCCACTCCAGCCCAGTCCGGTGGCGATACATCCTTGTCCGATGTGAAATCCAAAGGCGAACTCGTCATCGCAACGGAAGGAACCTACCGCCCGTTCAGCTTCCACGCCGAGGGCGCTGGTGAATTGACCGGCTACGACGTTGAGATTGCCAAAGCCGTGGCTGAAAAGCTGGGCGTGAAGGCGAGCTTCCAAGAAACGCAGTTCGACGGCATTTTTGCTGGCCTGGACGCCAAGCGGTTCGATACCATCGCCAACCAGATCTCCATCAATACCGAGCGCAAAGCCAAGTACGAGTTCTCCAAGCCCTACACAGTCTCTACCGGGGTTGTGGTGACCAAGAAGGACAATTCCAGCATCAACAGCTTCGCTGACCTCAAGGGCAAGACCACAGCGCAGTCACTGACCAGCAACTTCTACAAAATGGCCGTGGAGGCCGGCGCCAACGTTCAGGCAGTTGAAGGCTGGGCCCAGTCCGCCACCCTCGTACAACAGGGACGCGTGGACGCAACGGTGAACGACAAACTCACCTACCTGGACTACGCGAAAACCACCCCGGATTCCGGTTTGAAGGTGGCCGCCGAAGCGCCGGACAAGACCGAGAGCGCCCTGGTGTTCCGAAAGGGTTCAATAGAACTGACCAAGGCTGTAGACAAGGCCCTTGATGACCTCCGGGCAGATGGAACCCTGACTAAGATCTCCGAAAAGTACTTCGGCGCGGATGTCACCAAATAA
- the fdhD gene encoding formate dehydrogenase accessory sulfurtransferase FdhD, which yields MGRVTQRRKLHKFVLDGSPQALEHPVRYKEDVLAVEEPLEIRLGDMSFSVTMRTPGDDFDLVAGFLVSEGIIWEPGQLVSERFCAGEDENGVQTFNVVDAQLRPDVERPETGRNVYTSSSCGICGTDSIDAVRKSSRHSPADDDVTVPVRALAELPDRLREAQAVFAKTGGVHAAGLFRIHDDGTSELLCLREDVGRHNAVDKVVGWALRAGKLPLAGTVLQVSGRASFELVQKAAMAGIPVLAAVSAPSSLAAELADETGITLVGFSRGASLNVYAGRDRIAGEQAG from the coding sequence ATGGGACGCGTGACCCAGCGCCGGAAGCTGCACAAGTTCGTCCTGGACGGATCGCCCCAGGCCCTGGAACACCCTGTCCGGTACAAGGAAGACGTCCTCGCGGTGGAGGAACCCCTTGAGATCCGACTCGGCGATATGTCGTTCTCGGTGACGATGAGGACCCCCGGAGACGACTTCGATCTGGTGGCGGGTTTCCTTGTCTCGGAGGGCATCATCTGGGAGCCGGGGCAACTGGTCTCGGAGCGCTTCTGCGCGGGGGAGGACGAGAATGGCGTACAGACCTTCAACGTGGTGGATGCCCAGCTGCGTCCCGACGTCGAGCGTCCGGAGACAGGCCGTAACGTCTACACCTCAAGCTCCTGCGGCATTTGCGGCACCGACTCGATCGACGCCGTCAGGAAGTCCTCGCGGCACAGTCCCGCGGACGACGACGTCACCGTCCCCGTGAGGGCGCTGGCCGAGCTCCCGGATAGGTTGCGCGAGGCCCAGGCGGTCTTCGCCAAGACGGGCGGCGTCCACGCCGCGGGCCTTTTCAGGATTCACGACGACGGTACTTCCGAGCTGCTGTGCCTGCGGGAAGACGTGGGTCGCCATAACGCTGTGGACAAAGTGGTTGGCTGGGCTTTGCGGGCCGGCAAGCTTCCGCTGGCGGGAACGGTTCTTCAGGTATCCGGGCGGGCATCTTTCGAGCTTGTCCAGAAAGCTGCCATGGCGGGAATTCCCGTCCTTGCAGCCGTCAGCGCCCCGTCCAGCCTCGCTGCCGAGCTCGCCGACGAAACAGGCATCACGCTGGTGGGCTTCAGCCGCGGAGCGAGCCTGAACGTGTACGCAGGGAGGGACAGGATCGCAGGGGAACAGGCTGGCTAA
- a CDS encoding amino acid ABC transporter ATP-binding protein, giving the protein MSPTNAPQPNEPRVTSVLKARNLAKAFGSNVVLRDIDINILRGQVVALIGPSGSGKTTVLRSLNGLEIPDAGTVTFGGTGRDGDGLSIDFGAKVGKKDLAALRDRSAMVFQHYNLFPHMTVLKNIIEGPVQVQKRPKAEAIAEAERLLERVGLADKRDAYPFELSGGQQQRVGIVRALALKPQLLLFDEPTSALDPELVGDVLGVIKELAEEGWTMVIVTHELAFAQHVADEVIFMDGGVVVERGPAAEVLRAPRQERTKLFVKRLQHDV; this is encoded by the coding sequence ATGTCGCCCACTAATGCACCTCAACCGAACGAGCCCCGCGTCACGTCGGTGCTCAAAGCCCGGAACCTCGCGAAGGCCTTCGGCAGCAACGTGGTGCTGCGCGACATCGACATCAACATCCTGCGCGGGCAGGTGGTGGCCCTGATCGGGCCTTCGGGTTCGGGCAAGACCACGGTTTTGCGCTCGCTCAACGGCCTTGAAATCCCCGACGCCGGTACCGTGACCTTTGGGGGAACCGGCCGTGACGGAGATGGGCTCTCGATCGATTTCGGCGCCAAAGTGGGCAAGAAAGATCTCGCAGCGCTCCGGGACCGCAGTGCCATGGTTTTCCAGCACTACAACTTGTTCCCGCATATGACCGTACTGAAGAACATCATTGAAGGTCCGGTCCAGGTCCAGAAGCGCCCCAAAGCAGAGGCCATCGCCGAAGCCGAACGTTTGCTGGAGCGCGTGGGCCTGGCTGACAAACGGGACGCCTACCCGTTCGAGCTCTCAGGCGGACAGCAGCAGCGCGTGGGCATCGTCCGTGCCCTGGCGCTCAAGCCCCAGCTCCTCTTGTTCGACGAGCCCACCTCGGCCCTGGATCCCGAACTCGTTGGAGACGTCCTGGGCGTCATCAAGGAACTCGCCGAAGAGGGCTGGACCATGGTGATCGTGACCCATGAGTTGGCCTTCGCCCAGCATGTGGCGGATGAGGTCATCTTCATGGACGGCGGAGTGGTAGTGGAACGGGGTCCTGCTGCCGAGGTGCTGCGCGCACCCAGGCAGGAACGGACCAAGCTGTTCGTGAAGCGGCTGCAACACGACGTCTGA
- a CDS encoding amino acid ABC transporter permease has product MNWDLIWSSFGPIITGAVTGTIPLTLASFAFGLVLALVVALLRLSSNWLISGIGRFYVSVIRGTPLLVQLFVIFFGLPSIGIRLDPWPSAIIAFSLNVGGYAAEIIRAAILSVPKGQWEAGHTIGMSHAQTLVRIILPQAARVSVPPLSNTFISLVKDTSLASLILVTELFRNAQQIAAFSQEFMALYLQAALVYWVICLVLSTAQSAVERRLDRYVAH; this is encoded by the coding sequence ATGAACTGGGACCTCATTTGGAGTTCCTTCGGGCCGATCATCACAGGTGCAGTAACGGGCACCATCCCCCTCACCCTGGCTTCCTTTGCTTTTGGCCTGGTGCTGGCCTTGGTGGTGGCGCTGCTGCGGCTGAGTTCCAATTGGCTGATATCAGGCATTGGCCGCTTCTACGTTTCGGTTATCCGTGGCACTCCCCTGCTGGTGCAGCTTTTCGTGATTTTCTTCGGCCTGCCCAGCATTGGCATCCGGCTGGATCCGTGGCCGAGCGCCATCATCGCGTTCTCGTTGAACGTGGGTGGCTACGCCGCGGAGATCATCCGGGCGGCGATTCTTTCCGTGCCCAAGGGACAGTGGGAAGCCGGCCATACAATCGGCATGTCCCACGCCCAAACCCTGGTGCGCATCATCCTTCCGCAAGCGGCCCGCGTGTCCGTTCCACCGTTGTCCAACACCTTCATTTCCCTGGTTAAGGACACCTCGCTCGCTTCCCTCATCCTGGTCACTGAGCTCTTCCGCAACGCGCAGCAGATCGCTGCGTTCAGCCAGGAGTTCATGGCCCTGTACCTGCAGGCAGCCCTGGTCTATTGGGTCATCTGCCTGGTCCTTTCCACCGCGCAATCCGCCGTGGAGAGGAGATTGGACCGCTATGTCGCCCACTAA
- the abc-f gene encoding ribosomal protection-like ABC-F family protein — translation MTATLVAKDLAGGHGHRTLFSKLSLTVAPGDVVGVVGANGAGKSTLLRILAGVDQPQEGTVNLAPSDAFVGWLPQEHERTAGETIAAYIARRTGCAQATAEMEATAEALASGAPGTDDAYSLAFDRWMASGAADLEDRIPAVLADLGLELGTDALMTGLSGGQAARVALAALLLSRFDVVLLDEPTNDLDLDGLARLEAFVQGLRGGVVLVSHDREFLARCVTTIVELDLAQNSVAVYDGGYEAFLEERAVAKRHARERYEEFANTKADLVSRARTQREWSSQGVRNAMKKNPDNDKIRRAASTESSEKQAQKVRQMESRIARLTEVEEPRKEWQLQFSIGQAPRSSAVVATLRDVVVRQGDFTLGPVNLQLNGGERIGITGPNGAGKSTLLRLLLGTRKPDDGEASMGASVAIGEIDQARGLLDGGRQLGEAVEAVLVDWNSADVRTLLAKFGLKADHTSRTVDSLSPGERTRAALALLQARGVNLLVLDEPTNHLDLPAIEQLEEALESYEGALLLVTHDRRLLENVRLDSRWHLENGRIQELHHTLGQEN, via the coding sequence ATGACTGCAACCCTGGTGGCCAAGGATCTTGCCGGTGGCCACGGCCACCGCACGCTCTTTTCAAAGCTCTCCCTCACCGTTGCTCCGGGTGATGTGGTGGGCGTCGTCGGAGCGAACGGTGCTGGCAAATCCACGCTCCTGCGCATCCTGGCAGGCGTGGACCAGCCGCAGGAGGGGACCGTTAACCTGGCTCCGTCGGACGCCTTTGTGGGCTGGCTGCCCCAGGAACATGAGCGCACCGCAGGCGAAACCATTGCGGCCTACATTGCGCGCCGCACGGGCTGTGCCCAGGCCACTGCCGAGATGGAAGCCACTGCCGAAGCCCTCGCTTCAGGCGCTCCCGGAACGGATGATGCCTACTCCCTGGCCTTCGACCGCTGGATGGCATCCGGTGCAGCAGACCTGGAAGACCGGATCCCGGCTGTGTTGGCGGATCTTGGCCTGGAGCTTGGTACCGACGCCCTCATGACAGGCCTCTCCGGCGGGCAGGCTGCCCGCGTTGCTTTGGCTGCGCTGCTGCTTAGCCGCTTCGATGTTGTCCTTCTCGATGAACCCACCAATGACCTGGACCTCGATGGCCTGGCCCGGTTGGAGGCCTTTGTGCAGGGCCTGCGCGGTGGAGTGGTTTTGGTTTCCCACGACCGCGAGTTCCTGGCCCGGTGCGTCACCACCATTGTGGAACTGGACCTGGCCCAGAATTCCGTGGCTGTCTACGACGGCGGCTACGAAGCGTTCCTCGAAGAGCGTGCAGTCGCCAAGCGCCACGCCCGCGAACGCTACGAAGAGTTTGCCAATACCAAGGCTGATCTTGTGTCCCGCGCACGCACGCAGCGTGAGTGGAGCTCCCAGGGCGTCCGCAACGCAATGAAGAAGAACCCGGACAACGACAAAATCCGTAGGGCCGCGAGTACCGAGTCGTCCGAAAAGCAGGCGCAGAAGGTCCGCCAGATGGAATCGCGCATCGCCCGCCTCACCGAGGTGGAGGAGCCGCGCAAGGAATGGCAGCTGCAGTTCAGCATCGGCCAGGCACCGCGCTCAAGTGCCGTGGTGGCCACGCTGCGTGATGTGGTGGTCCGCCAGGGCGACTTCACGCTGGGACCGGTCAACCTCCAACTGAACGGCGGGGAGCGCATCGGCATCACCGGGCCCAACGGCGCCGGCAAGTCCACTCTCTTGCGTTTGCTGCTGGGCACCCGGAAACCGGACGACGGCGAGGCCTCCATGGGCGCTTCTGTCGCCATCGGCGAAATCGACCAGGCCCGCGGACTGCTTGACGGTGGACGGCAGCTCGGCGAAGCCGTCGAAGCCGTGCTGGTGGACTGGAACAGCGCCGACGTCCGCACGCTCCTTGCCAAGTTCGGCCTCAAGGCAGACCACACTTCGCGGACAGTCGATTCGTTGTCCCCCGGGGAGCGTACGCGCGCCGCGCTGGCCCTCCTGCAGGCCCGGGGCGTGAACCTGCTGGTGCTGGACGAACCCACCAACCACCTTGACCTCCCTGCGATCGAGCAACTTGAAGAAGCGCTGGAAAGCTACGAAGGCGCCCTCCTGCTGGTCACCCATGACCGGCGTTTGCTGGAGAACGTTCGGCTCGATTCGCGATGGCATCTGGAGAACGGCCGTATCCAGGAGCTTCACCACACCCTCGGCCAGGAGAACTAA